One genomic region from Proteus vulgaris encodes:
- the sdhA gene encoding succinate dehydrogenase flavoprotein subunit, protein MNLPVREFDAVVIGAGGAGMRAALQISQMGLSCALISKVFPTRSHTVSAQGGITVALGNTHEDNWEWHMYDTVKGSDYIGDQDAIEYMCKTGPEAILELEHMGLPFSRLDDGRIYQRPFGGQSKNFGGEQAARTAAAADRTGHALLHTLYQQNLKNHTTIFSEWYSLDLVKNQDGDIVGCTAICIETGEVVYFKANATILATGGAGRIYQSTTNAHINTGDGVGMAVRAGVPLQDMEMWQFHPTGIAGAGVLVTEGCRGEGGYLLNKDGERFMERYAPNAKDLAGRDVVARSIMIEIREGRGCDGPWGPHAKLKLDHLGKEVLESRLPGILDLSRTFAHVDPVKEPIPVIPTCHYMMGGIPTKVTGQAIRVNEKGEDVVIPGLFAVGEIACVSVHGANRLGGNSLLDLVVFGRSAGVHLKESLMEQGTMRDASDSDVEAALTRLNRWENNRSGEDPVEIRKALQSCMQHNFSVFREGDAMAKGLEELKVIRERLQNARLDDNSSEFNTQRIECLELDNLMETAYATAVSANFRTESRGAHSRFDFPERDDANWLCHTLYQPQTETMTRREVNMQPKLREAFPPKVRTY, encoded by the coding sequence TACAGATTTCTCAAATGGGTCTGTCTTGTGCACTGATTTCTAAAGTTTTTCCTACTCGTTCTCATACTGTTTCCGCTCAAGGTGGTATTACTGTTGCACTAGGTAATACCCATGAGGATAACTGGGAATGGCACATGTACGATACGGTAAAAGGTTCCGACTATATTGGTGACCAAGACGCTATCGAATATATGTGTAAAACCGGCCCTGAAGCAATTTTAGAGCTGGAACATATGGGACTTCCATTTTCTCGTCTAGATGATGGCCGTATTTATCAACGTCCATTTGGTGGTCAGTCAAAAAACTTTGGTGGTGAACAAGCCGCACGAACAGCTGCCGCCGCTGACCGTACTGGGCATGCATTATTACATACCCTCTATCAGCAAAATTTGAAAAATCACACAACCATCTTTTCAGAGTGGTATTCACTGGATCTAGTGAAAAATCAAGATGGCGATATTGTCGGTTGTACTGCAATTTGCATCGAAACGGGTGAAGTCGTTTATTTCAAAGCAAACGCGACAATTTTAGCGACTGGTGGTGCAGGTCGTATTTACCAGTCAACCACAAATGCGCATATCAACACCGGTGATGGTGTAGGTATGGCGGTTCGCGCAGGTGTTCCTCTGCAAGATATGGAAATGTGGCAATTCCATCCAACAGGTATTGCGGGTGCGGGCGTGTTGGTGACCGAAGGTTGTCGTGGTGAAGGCGGATATCTGTTGAATAAAGACGGTGAACGCTTTATGGAACGTTATGCACCAAACGCCAAAGACCTTGCTGGTCGTGATGTGGTTGCACGTTCAATCATGATTGAAATTCGTGAAGGTCGTGGTTGTGATGGCCCTTGGGGTCCTCATGCGAAATTGAAACTAGACCATCTGGGTAAAGAGGTTCTTGAGTCTCGTTTACCGGGTATTCTTGATCTTTCTCGTACTTTCGCACACGTTGACCCAGTTAAAGAACCAATTCCTGTTATACCTACTTGTCACTATATGATGGGGGGTATTCCAACAAAAGTAACGGGTCAAGCTATTCGTGTGAACGAGAAAGGCGAAGATGTTGTTATTCCTGGATTGTTCGCAGTCGGTGAAATTGCTTGTGTATCTGTTCATGGTGCAAACCGTTTAGGTGGTAACTCATTGTTAGACCTAGTGGTATTTGGTCGTTCAGCAGGGGTTCACTTAAAAGAGTCACTGATGGAACAAGGCACAATGCGTGATGCGAGCGATTCTGATGTTGAAGCGGCATTAACACGCTTAAATCGCTGGGAAAACAACCGTTCTGGTGAAGATCCAGTTGAAATCCGTAAAGCTCTGCAATCTTGTATGCAACATAACTTCTCGGTATTCCGTGAAGGCGATGCAATGGCAAAAGGCTTAGAAGAACTGAAAGTTATTCGTGAGCGCTTACAAAACGCACGACTGGATGATAATTCAAGTGAGTTTAATACACAGCGTATTGAATGCTTAGAATTGGACAACCTGATGGAAACTGCTTATGCCACTGCGGTGTCTGCAAACTTCCGTACAGAAAGCCGTGGTGCTCATAGCCGTTTCGATTTCCCAGAGCGTGATGATGCGAACTGGTTATGCCATACATTATATCAACCGCAAACCGAAACAATGACACGACGTGAAGTCAATATGCAGCCGAAACTGCGTGAAGCCTTCCCACCAAAAGTGCGTACATATTAA